Genomic DNA from Pyxicephalus adspersus chromosome W, UCB_Pads_2.0, whole genome shotgun sequence:
tgACATTTACTCCCACCCTGAAGCTACGAATCCAAGCAAGAGTAGGAAAAATAGACTTTTCTTTATAGTTGTCAGAGCCCTACCCACAAGGggaagagtttttttctttttacacttctTAAAGTCAGGTAATTCTTTTGGTCACTGGTGTTCTGATGTCAATAGGTTCCTCCCTGCTCGCCCGTTGTACTATGTCTTTTCGTTCACCTTCTTCTCGGTTTCTGCACTTATCTGCAGGCTGAGTCTTAGACGGCTCCTGTGTACAACCGTCGCTCTCAGGTACTTTGTCCTCTTTGCAAATTTTTACACTCACGTCCTGTGGCTCCTGGGCACTTACACTGTCCTTTGAAGTCTCTGGATCAAGGCTAGTTGTGGATGCCTTGGATTCGGGGtagtggtggtgatgatggtggtggtggtgatgctGCTGTTCCTTTTTGGGCAAAGTGCTCCTGCTTTTCAGGCTACTTTCTTTACTCTTGCCTTCTGGGCTTTTTGCAGTTTTCTGTACTTTTGAGCTTTTTTCAGTCACAAAAGATGGAATCGTCGGGGTCTCAGTGTCTTTAACCTCCAGACTCACAGTTTCCCGTGTCTTACGTTTCTTTATTGGCAATACAGTCTCTAAGAGGGGCTTAATGGAGGActctttgtttgcttttttctttgcGCCATCAGCTGCTACGGCACCCGCAGCACTTGCAATGCCCGGCTTGCGGCCCCATTTTTTCTTAACCGTCAATGGGTCagtttctaattttctttttcgGCCTGGACGCCTAATGACAAGGACCTGTTCTGATGTGGTAGCATCATGTTCTTCTTTTCCAGATAAAGGCATTTTGACCAGAAGCTTTCCTGGGGTCTTTTCAACTACTTTCTTAACCTGAACACCCTCTAGCTTGACCGTCTGCTTTGCCTTCCCGCTTCCTTTTGGTCTCCCTCTTCCTCGGCCAATGCCAGTAGGTTTTGGAGCCTTGGGTTTTTTCCACTGCCTCTGCTCCCTTCTAGAGGGACTTCCTCTACCAGTTACAGTGAAATCAAAATCATTGGGGTCGAGGGATGTGTCCCCTACTTTTTGGAAGTATGCTATTAGCTCAACTTTGGACCGAAAAGCTTTTCCACttgggctgtaaaaaaaaaaaaaaaaaaaaaaaagattaacacacAAAGCATAATAAGCAGTGTGAACCTTTCATAACAGCATTAAACTTTAGCAAGCTACAGTACGATATTTATcattaaagataaacatttcaagctAAAAATCATAAGGGAGTTAGTTGTGGAGGAAATATTGCTGTACAGGGGGGAATAAGCTGCCTAAACCCCCTACTGTACCTTTTAATGCCCATTTATGCTATGCGTTTGTGTAATGTCGTACAATCATCTATTAACAGCATCCCAACGTCCCCACCTTTTCCTGTGCATTTGGGGTGTTAGGCAGCCCTTTCAAATTAACAGACTGTCATTTTCTCTAAATGAgctctttcacattttattttgaaacataTTTGAGCTCTTTAAGATATCCCCAGCTGATTTCTGATTTAAATGATCCCTTTTCAATCTTAAAATAAATGGCCAACATGAAGACCCAGcttaattttttcaaatcttttattttactgtttgccATGATTTTTACCAAAAGCAATGCAagagtaaataatattaataataaataattaataataattttaataaaaaaaaaggtacaatagTGGTACAGCCAACAGCAGTACATCATTCTATTAAAAaggtggggtgggggtgggggtggtcGGGGATATCACACTTTACTTCCTCCTGTCCTCGTTTAGGTGGGGATCCAACAGCGCATGTGCGAGATTGGCATTGGCATTTTTGTTCcattacacaaaaaatgaaaaacctttctgtgcatgcccgagatcaggcatgtgcagaaggagcagccagaagcctcctgggatgcgtgacatgggtatcccagaagGTTCTGCGTTCCCATTAGAGTTGGTAACCTACACTTTACGTTCTGGACTGTATGCAATATTTACTACTGCCCCCATGTACATTGCACAccccttacttttttttattagtatattggCCTATTAAGGTGTTCAATATAGAACACACTGGTGATTCAGGTCATGTAGCCAAGCATGATTGTAAGTCAGAGGTGGTCCCTAGTTGAGACATAAAAACTAGTAATTTTTGAGTAAATGTTCCTATAGTCTGAATGGTCTCCCTTTAGTCTGCCAGGCATAAAAAGGAATGACCAACATTTCTAGGTAAAGGGCTAGGGGCAAGACTAATCCTCCAACTACGCAGATGGTTGGATGGAAAGTACCCAGGGAAGACAAGACCCTAGAGTAGAAGAAAAGCGAAATGCACAGGAAAATATTTGGGAGAAAAAATAAAGGCCCAAGATACCAAGCTTGTGCAAACAGAGACTGGCAGACAGAGCACTGCTATGGTTCTGTTTCTGCCCCAGTGTAAAACTCATTGCAGGCTTCCTAGAATACTGGCCTAAATGGTAGTAGAGCCCTTGGAAAAAGTGTGGTGAACAATTCAGTGATTATCAGGTTGGCTGGCCTGGCAAGCCTGGTACAGCTACTCACAAAATGTGGCTCCTAAGAGCAAAGCACAGGGCAAACTCTGGTATCGCTCTGGGCTCTATACTTATTGAATAGTTCCCATGTATACAGACCTGACCTTAAAGAGGTAGCTGTAAAAGAGGAGGGTGATTACTtcagaaagtaaaacaaaatgctttgttgaATAGTAACAAAACTTCAATTTGTTGGCCAactggagagagaaaaaagaagaaaaaaaaagttagaaaattgAGGAAAGCTGGTAGTGAGAGGCGTTATCATGGCCTGGCCTATAGGCTTTTGTTTGCCAGTATCTAATCCTGTGTCCTAATCTTCTTTAAGTtacttgaagtggaactaaagttccattttaaaaattgctgATCAGGTAGgtgtgtattgcagaaagggacaaggaATATTGCCGCCCAGTTGTCAAATGTCCCTCAGCCCGGCTAATCAAGTGGTTGAAGATTGGAATGCAGAAAAGCGACAGAATAAAAACAGGCGGGTATCAGCTgggtttagttatactttaagccaacaatgtaatacaaaaaaaaaaaattttttgcccTCCTTGTACGGTCTAACTGTAGAAGCTCCTGTAAGCTGCTGCATTTTTGAGTTTTATTGAATAATGACTGCAAGCAGTAGCCGCAATCATTCAAGGAGTCACTATTTGCAGCAAATGCAGAAGTGCGTGCactctcattttttcttttattcacacCGCTGAAGTTAAACCAGTAAACACACAGTCAAAACACCtatatgtttactgttttaccAGGATTGGTAATTCTGTGCagccaaaaagatatttttgtcaTTCAGAATTGCTGCTTCCTGAATCATATCCTTGCTAAATAAACATATGTATTAATACTGATGAGAGCGATAGTCTCCACCCTAATAGTGCAGGAAGGTAAACCACAAGGCTGGCTGTACAAATCCTCTGGTAGATcacaaaaataactattttatctgcatatttaCCAGTTAATATGAAgttacctccctagcggtctaattccttccaaatttccatgcaaaaagcagtacaattatttgcattgaaatgtatttttcattgtaggctgtaattagct
This window encodes:
- the LOC140342916 gene encoding methyl-CpG-binding protein 2-like isoform X2, which encodes MYDDPSLPEGWTRKLKQRKSGRSAGKYDVYLINPSGKAFRSKVELIAYFQKVGDTSLDPNDFDFTVTGRGSPSRREQRQWKKPKAPKPTGIGRGRGRPKGSGKAKQTVKLEGVQVKKVVEKTPGKLLVKMPLSGKEEHDATTSEQVLVIRRPGRKRKLETDPLTVKKKWGRKPGIASAAGAVAADGAKKKANKESSIKPLLETVLPIKKRKTRETVSLEVKDTETPTIPSFVTEKSSKVQKTAKSPEGKSKESSLKSRSTLPKKEQQHHHHHHHHHHYPESKASTTSLDPETSKDSVSAQEPQDVSVKICKEDKVPESDGCTQEPSKTQPADKCRNREEGERKDIVQRASREEPIDIRTPVTKRIT
- the LOC140342916 gene encoding methyl-CpG-binding protein 2-like isoform X1 encodes the protein MAAVPSGEERLEEKSEDLDQKNKPTKLRKVKKDKNNDGKLSEEAHPSTQQSEKYTKARKAKEPESTVAAASAVPEASAFPKQRRSVIRDRGPMYDDPSLPEGWTRKLKQRKSGRSAGKYDVYLINPSGKAFRSKVELIAYFQKVGDTSLDPNDFDFTVTGRGSPSRREQRQWKKPKAPKPTGIGRGRGRPKGSGKAKQTVKLEGVQVKKVVEKTPGKLLVKMPLSGKEEHDATTSEQVLVIRRPGRKRKLETDPLTVKKKWGRKPGIASAAGAVAADGAKKKANKESSIKPLLETVLPIKKRKTRETVSLEVKDTETPTIPSFVTEKSSKVQKTAKSPEGKSKESSLKSRSTLPKKEQQHHHHHHHHHHYPESKASTTSLDPETSKDSVSAQEPQDVSVKICKEDKVPESDGCTQEPSKTQPADKCRNREEGERKDIVQRASREEPIDIRTPVTKRIT
- the LOC140342916 gene encoding methyl-CpG-binding protein 2-like isoform X3, whose amino-acid sequence is MARELKICRGCDSHPSGKAFRSKVELIAYFQKVGDTSLDPNDFDFTVTGRGSPSRREQRQWKKPKAPKPTGIGRGRGRPKGSGKAKQTVKLEGVQVKKVVEKTPGKLLVKMPLSGKEEHDATTSEQVLVIRRPGRKRKLETDPLTVKKKWGRKPGIASAAGAVAADGAKKKANKESSIKPLLETVLPIKKRKTRETVSLEVKDTETPTIPSFVTEKSSKVQKTAKSPEGKSKESSLKSRSTLPKKEQQHHHHHHHHHHYPESKASTTSLDPETSKDSVSAQEPQDVSVKICKEDKVPESDGCTQEPSKTQPADKCRNREEGERKDIVQRASREEPIDIRTPVTKRIT